In Glycine max cultivar Williams 82 chromosome 10, Glycine_max_v4.0, whole genome shotgun sequence, the DNA window TCTCAAGTTACAGAGGTTGATTTTGCAATTATGATTATTGCTGTAGTATCCAGACCATGGAATGAAGTAAATCTTAATATTTGATCTTATCTTGATATAATTGTAACTATAATGCAGATCTCCTCTCCCTATGAAAGGGAatatattagaataaaataaaatgattatagGTCTTTGTTGTTTGTATTGCTTAAGGTGAAATAAAATGGTACATGGTGTAAGGCATTTCATTCTGTTTCAtgcctctctttttcttttcttccaatgGTATTaggtggatttttttttttttatctttgttttcattCTCATGATAATATTTGCAAATAATGGATggtaacttaattttatttcctttttattttgattttattcataattaaatattaaaagatagCATAAAGGGAATggtttacaactttttttttgtcagcagGGTTGTCACGTTTAATTTGtgtaaaaagaatatatttgcAACATagataaagaactaaaagaagtGATAAAAGAAGCATATTctctaacattttttaatatatttcatttattatttcaatcttaaaaactataaaatcacaAGTGAGATTTATTAAATGGAATATATTCCATTCATCTTTCAAGCTTAAAAAATTGGCACATACAATGCACAAACCAAACTGAAACCTTGCATGCAGATTTCGTTGGGTCATAGCATCCGCTGTTTTTTTGCAATCCAAACACATCATCAATCACGGCACATCTTTGAGGGAGAACATTTATTTATACCAAACTTTTCGTACAGGGAGCATAATTTAATTAGCTGCATTGACGTAACTCTTTCATTCAATTCTTTTGAGTTTTTCGGTGCATATATGCATGTTGGCCTTATAAATCTGCTCTTGAGAGTTTGCAGTAAACTTCCCTAATTCCAAAAGCTACTTTGGGCACGGTGACTAGGATTTGTCATATACTATATAGTAAGTTATTTCGATTCTTCAGTGTAATTGgttatattcatttatttgatttttcttaatttgtatattttttcttattatataacattatCATGTTAGTAATATGAAgcaatctattaaaaaaaagtaatatgagGCAATCTAAATCCTATTTAAAGTGTATCATGTGACTCTACACGTGTGATTGCTTGGGCGTTTAATTAACATTTTGCTCCATTCATGCATGATTAACAATTagcattcaatatatatatatatattctaatatatttatatgggGTGATGTAGTtgatagataatatttttttaaaatacatgatTAAGAATTTGATTGTCATTCTTATGTgtgtatctatatatatatgttaggaAATATATGTCTCTTAGATTAATTTTCATAGGTCTGGAATACCTGGGCACCGAAATAATTAGCATTCTTATCTCTGTCCACAGAATAATACATTGAATCGGTTAGGCTTTGTTCAAACATGATGCTATTAAACCCCAACAAGTATCGAAAGGGTATTCAAATAACAAAAGAATGatcatttatcaataaatcaaatttgaaaacagGAACCAACATTAGGATTGGTGGGATCTAATTCAACTCCTAAAACTAGTTGAATTGGTTAATTGCCTAAGTCGTgacaaataacatttttttgccATTATATATATTCTACTAATGTAAAATCTTAAGAATAATATTATGAGGAAAATTCTAATGAATGCTCTTAGAACAGTATTTTTtggtattaaataaaatattttaaatgttctCCGATACCTTCAAAGTGTTTATTATAGTAATTTTGATATTTAGGCTTTACATTCGGTAAAGACAAACTAGAATTCGGTGTCAAAGTTATAATGTCATTTTTCTTCATAGTTGTCCTATTGTGACGACAAGTGTTACCTAGCATAGTGGCCTTATAATACTCCAggctttttaatgttttatatattgaaCTAAAATGCAAGTCTATATGTACAAGAGAGGGCGGcgttgtaataattaattattaaaataaattccacTTAAGGTAAATACATTAGCCAATAGGTTTCTATGTCCTCAGACAAAGGCAAACAAAAAGCTCAGgtaatatatcataatttacttaatcttATTCGTTCACGGCTAGAAAATTAAACTTTCCAAGTGCATTCATATGAATCGGGTTGTTTGTTGGGGATCACATTATCTTATAGCTAGAACCTGTTCTTTGAAAAATGAccttttttttcccttataaatatttatgatcGAGAGCCTCAAAGCTTCAGTCACAGAATTATCTCTGTCACTGTCTCTTTGTCTTAAAACCTTTGTTTTGCTTGTGATTCAAGAAAGCAGGTAATTAGCTATGGCCCTCACTAGAAGCACAGTGGTATTGGCTCTTCTCTGCTTCATCCTTATACAAGAGGTAATTAATTACAGTAGTGTTCATTCATGATGTGTTTTTTATTATCTATCTAGTTCATGGTGAGTTTTTCCTGGATTATTGGCCATTATATTATTCCcccatcttttttcatttttcttgtaagaaaacataattttgatGACAAAAATGAGGCAAGTACAAGATGTACAAAGTTCGGCAAATACTAATGTTTTGTTACAATAGCCTGATTAATAAATAACACCATCATCAtgagatagaaataaaaaaaggtccCTCACATACCAAAGATAGAATGCAtattataacaattaaaatacaCTCCCACCATGTTTGACAcattaaaaaaccaaaaaactccTAGATAAAGCATGTAGCCTGTGAAGCCTTTCCAGACAACTTTAAAATGCATAGCAGAGGATGACActtgttttttattatcaacCTTTCCAAATAACTTTCGTGTATACTTTACAAGAACTATTCCAACTTGTTAGAGCGAGCTTTCCTCCTGCAAAATGTACAAGCAACACTCCCTCTAGAATTTTATGAAACATGCTATATATGATGATTAGAATTTACTGATAAGAAATAAGCACATGCTGCAAGTGATTTCTTATATAGCACGTGGTAACACAACATGACAACAAACAAATTCCAGCAGCCATTATATTACTCTAAATGCAGTGATCAACCCACCCACATGACAAATTTCCAAACCTACAACATATAGCATAACATTGTTTAAATTTCTTGACAGCAAGCAAATTTCTTGTATACGGTTGGTATTTATGTGGAAAAGTCGTTAATTCAATGTTGTCTTATTTATTTGCTTTTTACTGATCTCCTGTCTTTCTTGATCTTGCCTAGCTCGACAGAACTTTTGAACCTTTCAAGTATAGTACTCAGTTTGCTGATTTTCTgactggtaaaaaaaattaaaagattgctaattttatcttttccatttttcttaattatggaAAATTTTCAGTTGGGGATCTATGGTGGAGATTCGCACAGGGTTGCTTCCAATAAGATAGGTAAGATTGAGAGTAATATTTTACATATTCTGAGCATTTTATtgtttgaagtttaatttgttagtttacTGATGATAAAGTATGTTTAAATGGATCAATTAAACCAAAATTAATCTAGTAATTAGTcggtataatatatatatatatatatatatatatatatatatatatatatgtatatatttggatttaatttctccactaaaataatagtttgcttttaaaaaataaagaagattgTAACAAATCTataacttaatatattttactttaaatcaactaaatcattaattatctaataataattaaaacaattgtTTATATATGAATCGGTTAATAGCCTAATGAATCATTGAAAAGGgctaaaaaagagataaattttaatttatatttttcaaaattgaataataatattaatttaatgtaattaaactGCGTTTGAATAATCTAAggatatatattgttttatagAAAAGAGAAGGgggaatatttgtttttaaatttagaaagttatatgttaataaaacaaataaaagtttggtacatttttttaaagaaaaagattagGACATTAAATTTAtgtcaatatattattttagtttaaaaatgatcaaattgcagaatatttattagaaatgaaAATTTTTCCTCTTCTCTATTTTCGTCTAAAATCAAACTCCTGAAAACATACAATAATTGAttgaaatacaattttattctaTATAATATAACCTGCGAGTTCTATACAATTGGACTCACAATTCTTGTTTATACAATTATTAGTGATTATAAGTAACTAAAAATTGtgctaaaaaaaactaactaaacaTTTGATCGCTCAACAAAAAACACACTAAACATTTGATCGAGTAATTAATTATCTGGAAAgcaattcattaattaaaaaacaattttatatgtgatatatataaattctaCTATTGATAATCTTTTGATCACTTATTGAACAACAATTTTGAACTTTTATGTCCGTGTAAATTTATTCTCTTTGACTTAATCATCCCAACTTAGGGAACAACTATATAGTATATGcttatatatgaatatatatgatGCAGATTGTGTTGGAAAGTGCAATTACAGGTGCAGCAAGGCTGGGAGGAACGTAATGTGCCTAAGGGCATGCAATGCTTGCTGCCAGAGGTGCAACTGCGTGCCACCAGGCACTTCTGGTAACCGAGATTTGTGTCCTTGCTATGCTAGACTCACCACACATGGAGGACATCTCAAGTGCCCATGAACAACATAATTTATGTAGCTGATGAGTGTATGAGGCTATAGCAAACtagtattaaatattcaaaatattcatCAGTTatcaccatatatatatatatatatatatatatatatatatatataatatgattaagtaattatgtaaaaacattttacattattattacatgtcttatttttcttttatatattttgctgATGTAAAATATATCTTAGTATAATATTTCTCCGTCTAAAAATAAGCATTATTTTAggttatttttatacaaattaataaataaatggaaGAGATAATTAGTTTTACAAAACTGAACTTGTTAAATAGATATAAAAGAATAGTAttaatattagattaaaatattaaagtaatatttattaGGAGTATTAATAAAAATGGGTTagatataacatttattttggaacaaattattttttcaaatatgacacttattcttgaaattatgagaaaagaaatataatgaGTGTTCTTAGAATTGAAACATTggttaattaaagaaataaaagatatatttaatgaaaacaaCATATTTATTGAAACATAACATATCACCAACAAATATTGTTAGTTTGAATAAAGCTAAAATTAGATCTTGTTGATACTTCACACTAATAATTAATGTGATGACAAAAACAACATATCatcaatatttatcttttaacaattaaaaatatttattgaaatatattaaatactcTCCAATACCCTTATAGTACTCCTATTTAAGAATCATATATTGGTCTTGTAAAGAAAAAAGGGACTCGTATATTAGTGCAACTTTACCAAActactaataaattatttaggGTTATACATTCAGTGAAGACAAATTAGAATTCAATGTCAAAGTTATAATGTCATTTTTCTTCATAGTTGTCCTATTGTGACTACAAGTGTGTTACCTAGCATAGTGGGCgttatatttaagattttaagGCTTTTCAATGCTTTATTGAACTAAAATCATGCATGGCCATGAAGAAAAGGGCGgtgttgtaataattaattattaaaataaattccattAATGGTAAATACCTTACCCATGCCAATATGTTTCTGTGTCCTCGGACAAAGGCAAACAAATATTTCAGGCAAATTAATAACATAGATAATTTGCTTAGTCACATTCATTCACGTACGGCTAGAAAACTTTCAAAGTGTGCATGCATATGAATCGGGTAGTTTGTTGGGGATCACGTTTTCTTGCTACAGGTGTAACCTGTACTCTGAGAAATTACCTTTCTTTTCCCATATAAATAATAGTGATGAGAGCTTCATGGCTTCAGACCCAGAATTATATCTGTCACTCTCTCTTTGTCTTAAAACCTTTGTTTTTGCTTTGCCACTAATTAACTATGGCCATCTCAAAAAGCACAGTGGTCGTAGTTATTCTCTGCTTCATCCTTATACAAGAGGTATAAAGTAGTTCATTCATACCTCCACCAAAAAAAAGTGGTTCATTCAAATTATGTGTTTTTCATTGTTATATATGTTCCTATGTTTTTATGATATCTATATATCTATCCAGTTCATGATGAGTTTTTCTTGGATTAATTTCCTCCATTATTTTATTTCCGATTCATGCaacttttcattaatttttcttataagacAAAACTATTATTGAGAAAAAGGAGGCAAAACCAGTATACTAATGATTTGTTGCAATAGCCTAATAAGCTACACGCCTATATATATGACTAGAATTTTCTGACATGAAATAAACACCTGCAAGTGATTTCTTATAGCCTGGTATGTAACAGAACATGGCAACAGACAAATTTCAGCAGCCATTACTATAAATGATCAACGACCCTCCCATGAAACCTTTCCAAAAACCAACATATATCATACCAACCAGCCAAAAGACCAAAATCATTCAGGGAACAAATTTTTCATATGTCATGaaatcttgaattataatcttggTATGATTTTAATTTCCGAAAACGTTTTTCATGTATACTactgttatttaatttatgcGGAATAGCTATGAATTCagtgttgtttatttttttactttttaccctCCTATCTTTCTCTTGACCTTGCCTAGCTCGACAGAACTTAAATTTGAACCTTTCTACTATAGTATATTGTTGCTATTTTTCtgactgatatatatatatatatatatatatatgaagattgCTAAtattctcttttccatttttcttctttgtggAAAAAATTTCAGTTGGGGATCTATGGTGAAGATCCACACATGGATGCTGCCAAGAAGATAGGTAAGATTGAgagtaatataataatatataattggattttgtgttatatataaattgtaatgtTCTTTTCACTTattcaaagaaaattttgaacttTTATGCCCTTTTATTCTCTTTCACAATCTTCCCAACTTGGGTGAAGAATTATgcttatgtatgaatttaattatatatatatggtgcAGATTGCGGTGGCAAGTGCAATTCCAGGTGCAGTAAGGCTAGGAGGCAAAAAATGTGCATTAGGGCATGCAATAGTTGCTGCAAGAAGTGCAGGTGCGTGCCACCCGGCACTTCTGGGAACCGAGATTTGTGCCCTTGCTATGCTAGACTCACCACACATGGAGGAAAGCTCAAGTGCCCATGAAATGATGACTCGATCAGAGACGTCTAGCTAAGACTAGCACCATATGCATGCATGCAGTTAAATAAAtgcaattaataatattttgtctGAACGTAACTACGTGGTAATATGGTCGTCGATCGAGGAATGAGGCACCGAGGGAAGAACATAGATAGCACCAAATTAACGAGCTCCTTGGCCAGCAAAGTGGGAAAATGGATGACTAAGATCttgatgttgtttttaatttttatgctgCACTATATTTcctttatcatatatatatatatatatatatatatatatgataaagcGAATGTATGATGTTAATTTGAGGCTTAATAATAATGTTAGTCAATGTTAGTACTAGTTTGCTTCTttaattagcataaaaatttcctttatcatatatatatatataaataagtttgattttgtgcatatatcctctctaatatttattttttttaaaatgatatcgtatactttttaaaataaaaaattataaattattgtaaatacaatttttttacttatatatctAGTCATGCAATAATGTGccttgaataaataatttaaataaatacttaCTGGCCactgataataaataaataaatacttactCAAGTctcttctaatattttttttcttacgttTCAAAAACAATAGtactttttttaagtatatcTTTTCTAATACTTACATCTAAGGTTTGTTgacaatttttattatcaagACTTGATGAAGAGTGCTAAACAATTTTGTTGAAAGCATAATAACTTTTGATCTCTGTTAAgagttatttaaatcattaacaAGCAAAAGtgctatattttaaaattaaagggaTAAAAATGGATagaaaattttagaaagaataataaaaaacttaattttttttataaagacaaaaaatatattataccctataaaataaaatgtctaACTCATTAAGTATAACAGAAAAAACAtaagaaagaaattaacaaataatagaaaaaaatgattacattaaaaatttgaagTGAGTGagatcaatttataaaattagcatgaacaaaaaataacattaataatattaaaataattaaattctacatcgttttttgttttgaaatataatCAATTGTATCTGAGCCTACATGAAAATTTGTTGGAGTTAAAAATCAATACAACTTCCATAAAAACTACCACAAATTACAAACAaaagaagattaaattataatttttgattgatctaatTTCTcgaattcataattttaattcattttatttttaattataatattggtttgtaattttataaatcaataatttttgttCGTTTTGCTATAAGGTATGTGTGTCcagtaacaaaaattaatcattgaaaaaaaggaaatcatATTTTAcccataacaaatattttttactaaaaacttttattttcttatcatcATTAATCTGTGAACAGTTGAATTGAATCACACGTttaggagggggggggggggggggttgggaatttagaaaattaatgGGAAAAGCGGTAAAATACGAGTAAAGATTCTAaagttctaaaaaataaatagacaaataaataaatcagcCATGAAAAATCgattgaattgattttgattcGTTGTTCCTCTCTTCTCCTGAATCATATGCAGTGCGGATTTTGGTCCGAATCGGTGAATCCCCAAAATGGGTAACAGCAGAAAGAAGCACCGT includes these proteins:
- the GASA15 gene encoding gibberellin-regulated protein 2, coding for MALTRSTVVLALLCFILIQELGIYGGDSHRVASNKIDCVGKCNYRCSKAGRNVMCLRACNACCQRCNCVPPGTSGNRDLCPCYARLTTHGGHLKCP
- the GASA16 gene encoding gibberellin-regulated protein 2, whose amino-acid sequence is MAISKSTVVVVILCFILIQELGIYGEDPHMDAAKKIDCGGKCNSRCSKARRQKMCIRACNSCCKKCRCVPPGTSGNRDLCPCYARLTTHGGKLKCP